GCCGTGAGAATGCCCAGGCGGTAGATGTCCTCGGCCGAGCAGCCGCGCGAGAGATCGTTGGCAGGACGGGCGAAGCCCTGGAAGAGCGGTCCCGTGCAGACGGCGCCGCCGAGCCGCTCCACCAGCTTGACGCCGATGTTGGCGCTGCCGACGTCGGGGAAGATGAGCGTGTTGGCCCTGCCCGCGACCGTCGAGCCGGGCGCCTTCGAGCGGCCGACGCTTTCCACCAGCGCAGCGTCAGCCTGCAGTTCGCCGTCGACGTGGAGATCGGGGCGGCGCGCTTCCACAATGCGGCGGGCTTCGATCACCTTCGAAGCCAGCGGATGTCTGGCCGAGCCTTTGGTGGAAAAAGAAAGCAGGGCCACGATCGGCTCCACGCCAATGACGCTCGCCACCGTGTCCGCCGTGGCGATGGCGATGTCGGCCAGTTGCGAGGGCGTGGGATCGATGACCAGCGCGGGATCGGCCATGGCCAGCACGCCTCCTGCGCCGCATTGTTCCGCGTGCGTGCACACGATCATCACGCCCGAGGCGGTCTTGATGTCGGGCCGCATTCCGATGGTGCGGTGCGCGGCTCGGAACGTGTCGGCTGTTGTCGTGGCCGCGCCTCCGACGAAGCCGTCGGCATCGCCGGCGGCCACCATCAGACCGGCGAAGACAAGCGGATCGAGCGCCATGCGGCGCGCTTCCATCTCCGTGATTCCGCGCGACCGGCGCTTCTCGTGAAGCAGGCGCGCGTAATCGCCGAGCTTCGGGTTATTCTCCGGCTGCTCGACGACGACGCAGGAGGCCACCTGCCCGCTCGGCCGCCCCATCAGAATCGGAATGGCCAGCTCCTCCGTGCAGAGGCGGTTGGCGGCGGCGATGACGCGCGGGTCTTCCCCTTCCGGGAAGGCGATTCTCTTCTTCTTGATCTGCTGCCGCAGCCGCTCTTTCTGGCGTTCGAAAAATCGGCGGGCGGATTCCGGCTCCTGCATGAATCTCTCATTCTAACGCCCGCGGAGCGGCCCGATTCACCGCCGCCGCCGCCGGGCTTACAATCGAAGAGGACTGCCTGCCGAGGGGCGGGCCTGCCGCAATCTCGTTCAAGTTCTCGACAAGGAAGGGTCCTGATATGCGGAAAAAAGTCACGGTCGTGGGCGGCGGAAACGTCGGCGCCAACTGCGCGCTGCGGATCGCCGGCAAGGAACTGGCTGACGTCGTTCTCGTGGACATCGTCGAAGGCATGCCGCAGGGGAAGGCGTTGGACATCCTCCAGTCCGGACCGGTGGAAGGCTATGACGTGATGGTCACCGGCTCGAACGACTACGGGCCGACGGAAAACTCCGATATCGTCATCATCACCGCGGGATTCCCGCGCAAACCCGGCATGAGCCGGGACGATCTGCTGATGGCCAACTACGAAATCGTGAAGAAGGCCACGGAGGAGTCCGTCCGCTACTCCCCCAATGCGTTTCTCATCCTGGTGACCAACCCTCTGGACGCCATGTGCTGGGTGGCCTACCAGATTTCGAAGTTCAGCAAGAACCGCGTGATGGGAATGGCCGGCGTGCTGGACACGGCGCGCTACCGGACATTCCTCGCGATGGAGCTGGGCGTCTCGGTGGAGAGCATCTCGGCGCTCGTTCTCGGCGGGCACGGCGACACGATGGTGCCCCTGCCGAGGCTGACGACCGTCGGCGGCATTCCGCTGCCGGAGCTGCTGCCCAAAGAGAGGATCGACGCCATCGTGCAGCGCACGCGCGACGGCGGTGCGGAGATCGTGAAGCTGCTCAAGACCGGCAGCGCCTACTACGCGCCCTCGGCAGCCGCTGTGGAAATGGCCGAATCGATCCTGAAGGACAAGAAGAAAGTGCTGCCCTGCGCCGCATATCTGGAAGGCGAGTACGGCCTGCACGGGCTCTTCGTCGGCGTCCCGGTGAAGATCGGGGCCAACGGCATCGAAAAGATCTACGAGCTCTCGCTCAACGAGGAAGAAAAAGCGCAGCTGCGGAAGAGCGCCGACGCCGTGAAAGAGCTGATCGACGTGCTGAAGGAGAAGGCGGGGCTCTGAGTCCGGGCGCAGCGGCGCCCCCGCGCGCCGCTGCCTCCCCCGCGCCCGCCGCGCAGTGCCCGAGACAGGCGGACGGGCGCGGTACAATACAGACTCGCGCAGAGGGTGCGTGATGGATGAGCAAACCATCCGGATCGCCAGCGGAATTCTGGCGGCCGTCTGTTTTCTGCTTCTGCTCCAGCGGCGCGCCCGGCGCAAGTCGAAACAGAACCCGGAGACCTGAAACCTTCCCGCGTCCGGACGGACGAAGCGCCTTCCGGGACCCGCGGCCAGACCCCTATGCCCAGAAGTCGGACATCCTCTGATAAAACCCCGCAAATTTCCGAAAAACACTGCTGCTTCCGGTTGTCCATCCGCCCGTCGCAGATTCACCGCTGGGGGGTCTTTGCGGATGAGTTCATCCCGAAAGGGCGGAAAATCATCGAATATACGGGGGAAAAAATCAGCCGTGTCGAGACGGCGCGCCGCGCCCGCCGCCGGTACAATTACCTCTTCACGCTCGACAGCTACTGGACGGTCGACGGCAGCGTGGGCGGAAGCGGCGCCGAGTTCATCAATCACTGCTGCGAACCCAACTGCGTGGCGCGGATCGTGAAGGGCCACATTCTCTACTTCGCCGCCCGGGACATCCAGCCTGGCGAAGAGCTGACCGTGGACTACCGCTTCGATGCCGACGTGGAAGAGGTGAAATGCCGCTGCGGCGCGCCGAACTGCCGCGGCACGATCAACCTCAAAAAGGAAGTCCGGAAGCGCTCCCGGCGCAGGGTGCAGCAGAAACGGCGCCGTCGCGCCAAGAGCGCCAGAAGTGCCAGCGGCGCCCCTGCCTGAGAGCAGCCGCGCAGAGAAACCGACACCCGAAAGAGAAAAACCCGCCCGGCGGCCCACTGTCTTGACGAGGCACGGCTGAACTTCCGGAGGGCGCGCGGCCGCCGCCCACGGGTCCACTCCACTGGGGCGCTGCACGGGCTGCAGCCGCGCCACGGGAGCCAGCCGGGCTGTCTGTCATCGGCCGATCGTCCCTGCCGGAGATGCGGCGCGGCGCTCCTCACCCGCCGCGCCGCTGCCGGAGGGCGGTGCGCCCCAGCCTCTTGTCCGTTTGAAGAAGCATGGCTCCGTCGCCGGGCTGCGCCCCCGAAAACTGCCCGTTTCCGGCAGCTGACGCGACCCTCCCCCGCGGGTTTCCCGCCGCCCTTGGGCGGCGGCTCCATCCCAACCGTGCCGCCCGCGCCGTCCCCCACGGGTTTCCCCTCGCGCTTGCGCGAGGGCTGCATCCCAACCGTGCCCCCGCCGCCTTCCCCCACGGGTTTCCCCTCGCGCTTGCGCGAGGGCTGCATCCCAACCATGCCTCCCGCGCGCTCTCCTGCGGGTTTCCCCTCGGCCTTGGCCGAGGGCTGCATCCCAACCGTGCCGCCCGCACCCTCCCCAACGGGTTTCCCCTCGCGCTTGCGCGAGGGCTGCATCCCAACCATGCCTCCCGCGCGCTCTCCTGCGGGTTTCCCCTCGGCCTTGGCCGAGGGCTGCATCCCAACCGTGCCGCCCGCACCCTCCCCAACGGGTTTCCCCTCGCGCTCGCGCGAGGGCTGCATCCCAACCGTGCCGCCGCGCCCTCCCCAACGCGTTCCCCCCCGCGCTTGCGCGAGGGCTGCATCCCAACCGTGCCGCCCGCGCCGTCCCCCACGGGTTTCCCCTCGCGCTCGCGCGAGGGCTGCATCCGAACCGTGTTCGCCCGGCACGCAGGAGCGAGCGGTCCCAAAGCGGCCTCAACTCAGGCCCCCGGCAGCACCCCTGAAAACCACCCTCAGAGCGTCGCGGGTCCGGACAAAACACCCGGTCCTGACTGCCGTCCTTCATGCGTGGCAGCCGGCATGCGGGCGGAGGCGGACAACGAATCAGGGGCTACTTGCGGAAGATGGAGAGGATGCCCGACAGCCCGCCTGCCTTGGGCTGCGCGGCAGCCGGTTCCATCGATTTTCCGGCGAGTTTCTCCGCCAGCTGCAGGAAGCCCTTGCCGGCGGGCGAATTGACCGGCACCGGCTTGCCCTCCACCACCGCCTGTTGCACGTCCACCGGAGAGTTGGGGATGACGTGGAACACCTCCAGGTGCAGAGCGGCCTCGACAAGCTCTTTCTGAAGGCCGACTTCCTTGCGGAAGCGGTTGACGACAAGCCGGATCTTGGAAAGCTCGACGCGTTGGTTCTCCAGGTTGGCCAGCGCTCTCTGGGCTGCGTGCAGGGCGGGCAGCTCGTTGGACGTGACGAGGATCAGCTCGTCGCAGAGCCGGGCGAGACCGATATTCCAGGCGCCATATGGTCCGCCCATGTCGATGAGGATCGCGTCATAGCTGGCGCGCATGAACTGGAACAGGGCGGCAGGGTTGGCGTCGCCGTTGATGCCGTGCACGGGCTGCTCCGGCGCTGCCAGGACGTCGACTCCGTTCTTGGTGGACACCAGTCCTTTCCAGATGTCCTCGTCCAGTTCTCCTCCCCGCGACAGGGCGTCCAGAAAGGAGTAATTCTGCTTGACTTTCGCCAGGAAAGCCACGGTGCCGGCCAGGGGGTCGAGGTCTGCCAGCAGAACCCTCCCCTGGGTCAGCTTCCGCCAGTGCCAGGCGGCATTGCAGGCGAGCGTGGACGCTCCGCAAGCCCCTTTGACGGGCATGAAGCAGAAGACCCGTCCCTCCGCCCCCCCGCGCGCCCGGTGGACGGAGGCAATCCGCTCCATCACGGTGCAGAACTGATCCTCGGTCAGCGGCGCGCAGAGGAACTCGGTGGCGCCCTGGCGCAGGGTTTTCAGGATCAGTTCCGGGTCATTGGTGGCATGGAGCGCCACCACCGGCAGTTTCGGGTTCAGCAGAGACAGGTCGCTGAGCAGAGCCAGTGCCCACTCGTCCCGTGAAGTAGCATCCACGAAGCACAGGTTGATGCCGTGGCCGCCGAGCGCGTCTTCCAGCATGGCCCGTGTCGGGTATTCCGGCAGGGCGATGATGGGCGAGAAAGGAAGGTAGTCCGCCAGAAGCCCTTCCATCGCCGTCCGCATGCCGGGATCGGGGCATATCAGGAGGATCTTCCACTGACCGAAATTGCGGCGTGTCATGGACATGAGCGCTCGGCAAGGGGCTCTCGGCCCGCAGGCCCATCTACTAGCGCTATCGACTTTCTGAGCGAAAAACTTGAGAGTCTTGAGCCGCTGCGCCAACTTTTCCAGAGAGGGCAGGCCCGGCCGGGTCTGCCGCCCGTTCAGCTCGGAACAAGACCATGGATTCACCGAAAACGCCTCAATCCACTCCGCTCCAGGTCGGCATCTGCGAAACCCAGCCGGCCACGGCAGAAGGGCTCCGGTCTCTTCTGGAAAAGAGCAGCGAGCTTGAATGCGCGTGGGTGGTGCCTCACCTGCCGGTCGTTGTCCAGCTCACGCACCAGGCAAGACCCGACGTCGTGCTGCTCGACCGCCAGTTCGGCCAGCAGCTCGTGCTCCGCGTCCTGGAGGAGATTCTCCGGCATCACCCAACCGCCGGGGTGGTCATTTGGGGGACGGCCATCAGCGAGGCGGAAGCGCTGCGCTATCTCCAGGCGGGCGCCAGGGGCCTGCTGAAGAAAACCGCCAGCCTCTCCGCGATCGAACGCTGCCTGGTCGCCGTCGGCCAGGGTGCGTTGTGGGTCGAGGAGGCGCTGACGGCGCTTCCCCAGGACACCGCACGGGCCACGTTTCCGCAGCTCACGCCCAGGGAGTCCCAGGTGCTGGACCTCGTCCGCCGGGGGATGCGGAACCGGGAAATCGCCGCGGCTCTGGGCATCCGGCCGGGAACCGTCAAGATCCACCTCCGCCACATCTTTGAAAAGACCGGAATCCACGGGCGCTTCAGTCTGGCGCTCAACCTCATGGCAACCCGGCCCTTTGCCGAAAAAAGGCGCGCGGAGGTCGCCTGATCCGGGCCGGCGGCACAGGGTTCGGGGCGCCGCTTCCCGTCAGGCGTGCCGGGGCCGGCCCCGGGGAGGCCGCCGGGACGCCGTCTGATATTCTGGCAGGGTGCGAAGGCGCATTCAGCCAGGCCTCTTGATGGTTCTGCTCGCCGCTGCGGGCCTCCAGTCAGGAAGTCACGCCTCCGGCCTCCAGCAGGGGCCGGCGCCGGCTCTGGTCGGCATCCTGGCGGACGAACTCGACCGCAACTTCCGGATCCTCGGCGAAAAAGCCGAGCCGAAGCCCTATTCCATCTGCTACCGCGCCGTGGAAATCGAAGGCGGAACGCTGGCAGCCGCGCTCGGCAGCGTGGCCCAGCGGAACATCAGCCGGCGGCGGAATCTCGACGTAACGGTGCGCGTCGGATCCCCGAAAATGGACAACTTCCATCTGCTGAAGGGAGAGCGTCCCCGCTTCACGGCTTCCGCCGCGTTGCCGGTCGAGGATGTCCGCCCGGCGATCGCCCGAATCGCATGGCGGGAGACCGACCGCGCCTGGCGGGCGGCGGCGCAGCGGCTCATGCAGGTCGAATCCGCGGTGAAAATGCGCACGGATTCTCCCGAAACCGCCGATCTCCCCGATTTTTCCGAAGAGCCCCCGGCCGTCTCCTTCCTCGAGGTTCCGCCGCAGAAATTCTCGCCCGACGAATGGGCCGGAAAACTGCGGAAATGGTCGGCCATTTTCGCCGAATATCCGTTGCTGGTTTCCTCCAGCATCACCCTGCAGTGGCAGCGCGAGACCCGCACCTTCGTCAGCAGCGAAGGCGCCCGCCTGCAGCACGGCCGCCACTTCTACCGCATCACGATCAGCGCCGCCGCCAAAGGATACGACGGCAACGATCTGACCCTGTTCGAAAGCTTCGACGCCGACGATGCGTCGCGCCTGCCCCGCGACGCCGCCGTCGAGCAGGCGGTCAGAAAGGTCGGCGCGCAGCTCACCGCCCTGCTGCGGGCCAAGCCTGCGGAACCTTGGGTGGGACCGGCGATCCTCTCCGGTCCTGCCGCGGGCGTGTTTTTCCATGAAATCTTCGGCCACCGCATCGAAGGACACCGTCTGCGGGACGAGACCGAGGGGCAGACGTTCGCCGATTCGGTCGGCAAGCCCGTCCTGCCCGAGTTCCTCACGGTGGTCTCCGACCCGACGCTGCGCCGCGCGGCTGGCGTCGATCTCAACGGATGGTACGCATTCGACGACGAAGGCGTGCCCGCGCAGCGCGTCACCGTGGTGGAAAACGGGATTTTGCGGAATTTCCTGATGTCCCGGCTCCCGGTGCCCGGCTTCCCCAAATCCAATGGCCACGGGCGGGCGCAGCCCGGCTTCGAACCCCTGTCGCGGCAGTCCAACCTGGTGGTCGAGTCGGCCAAACGCGTCAGCCGCGCCGAACTGCGGCGGCTGCTCGAAGCCGAAATCCGCAGACAGAACAAGCCCTACGGACTGTTCTTCGAGCGGGTCACCGGCGGCTTTACGCGCACCCGGCGCGGCGGCTTGCAGGCTTTCACCGTCATTCCCCTGCTGGTCTATCGCGTCTACGCCGACGGCCGTCCCGACGAACTGATCCGCGGCGCCGATATCGTCGGCACGCCTCTGGCCAGCTTCTCGAAGATTCTGGCCACGGGAGACGAGCCGGAAGTCTTCAACGGCTATTGCGGCGCCGAGTCCGGCAACGTTCCGGTATCCGTGGTGGCCCCGGCGCTCCTGGTCGCCGAAATCGAGATTCAGCGGCAGCCGGAATCCAAGGACATTCCGCCCATCCTTCCGCGTCCGCAGGGGGAGGTGCGGCCATGAAACGGATTCTTCTCCTTCTGTTTCTGACCGCCGGCACAGCCGCGCCCCAGAAGCCGGACCCCGCCGTTCAGGCGAAAATCCAGGCGGCGTTCGTCAGCGACCCCATCCTGCGGGCGATGGCCGAAGAATTGGGCCGCGCCCGCCAGCTGCGGTCGTTGGGCGAAGCGGTCTATTTCGGCGAAGTCTCGGCGGACGACGCCGAAAGCTTCTCCGTCTCCGCCACGCTCGGCGCCGTGTTCGCTCCGCAGCGCGCCTCGCTGCGCCCGGTGCGTCCGCTGCTGCGCGTGGGCGCGCCGAATTTCGATAACACGGGATCCGTCTTCTCGGATTTCTTCCCCGGAACGCGCTTTGACAGCGGTCTTCTGCCCCTCGACAATTCGCTGCTCGCGCTGCGCCACGCCCTGTGGCTGGCGTTCGACCGCGCCTACAAGACGGCTTACGGCGCTCTCGGCCGCAAAGCGGCCGCGCTGCGCGGCGTGACCCAGAGCGAGGTCCTGCCCGATTTCTGGCCTGCCTCCCCCGTCGTCGTGCTGGAAACGCCGGCGCGGGTCAGGGTGGATGACGCCGCCTGGACGCAGCGCGTCAGGCAGCTCTCCGCCATCTTCGCCGCATATCCGTCCATCGCCTCCTCCGGCGCGGAGTTCCAGGTGTCGCAGGGCATGACCTATTACCTGAACACCGAAGGAACCGTCGTCCGGGTGAACGACCGTGTCGCCTACCTGCGCGTGCGCGCCGCCACGCAGGCGCCGGATGGCATGGTCCTTTATGACGGGGATTCGCTGGAAACGCTGGATCCGGGGCGGATGCCTCCGGAGCCGGAGTTGCGGCAGGCGGTCGAGGCGGTGGCGAA
This DNA window, taken from Bryobacteraceae bacterium, encodes the following:
- a CDS encoding phosphate acetyltransferase, with amino-acid sequence MQEPESARRFFERQKERLRQQIKKKRIAFPEGEDPRVIAAANRLCTEELAIPILMGRPSGQVASCVVVEQPENNPKLGDYARLLHEKRRSRGITEMEARRMALDPLVFAGLMVAAGDADGFVGGAATTTADTFRAAHRTIGMRPDIKTASGVMIVCTHAEQCGAGGVLAMADPALVIDPTPSQLADIAIATADTVASVIGVEPIVALLSFSTKGSARHPLASKVIEARRIVEARRPDLHVDGELQADAALVESVGRSKAPGSTVAGRANTLIFPDVGSANIGVKLVERLGGAVCTGPLFQGFARPANDLSRGCSAEDIYRLGILTALQAGA
- the mdh gene encoding malate dehydrogenase; this encodes MRKKVTVVGGGNVGANCALRIAGKELADVVLVDIVEGMPQGKALDILQSGPVEGYDVMVTGSNDYGPTENSDIVIITAGFPRKPGMSRDDLLMANYEIVKKATEESVRYSPNAFLILVTNPLDAMCWVAYQISKFSKNRVMGMAGVLDTARYRTFLAMELGVSVESISALVLGGHGDTMVPLPRLTTVGGIPLPELLPKERIDAIVQRTRDGGAEIVKLLKTGSAYYAPSAAAVEMAESILKDKKKVLPCAAYLEGEYGLHGLFVGVPVKIGANGIEKIYELSLNEEEKAQLRKSADAVKELIDVLKEKAGL
- a CDS encoding SET domain-containing protein-lysine N-methyltransferase — its product is MSIRPSQIHRWGVFADEFIPKGRKIIEYTGEKISRVETARRARRRYNYLFTLDSYWTVDGSVGGSGAEFINHCCEPNCVARIVKGHILYFAARDIQPGEELTVDYRFDADVEEVKCRCGAPNCRGTINLKKEVRKRSRRRVQQKRRRRAKSARSASGAPA